A single window of Thermodesulfobacteriota bacterium DNA harbors:
- a CDS encoding DUF748 domain-containing protein — protein sequence MFGRILRIYENKIKPHLKKILIGAVLFFVLFTLVGFFAIPPLLKSILIKILTENLHREVAIRQVKINPYTLSVTVRGLQVKERQGSETFFSFDELYINLQSLSALRWALILKEIRLTKPYLRISRNEDETYNFSDLLEKKEAKSPETPAEKPKPLRFSLNNIRLIDGSIDFWDGPKKTKHTVRELNIGLPFLSNIPAYIDIFVRPAFSAKVNETPYRLQGNTKPFRDTLETVFDININDLDLPYYLAYLPMKLNVKIVSAFLDVQTKISFIQHRDKQPSLTVTGNVALKKVALDDLKKNPLFRLPLLTIGIAPTEPLRMSFHLSKVSIQSPDLDVKRNAEGALNIEAFLPEKKEMKPAPATEKKADQPLLSLDIDEVELTGGKVSFSDGSTKRPFKTVLTPVELKVAPFSNRKDKKTAYSLSITSEVKETIKLEGELTVEPLWAEGRLEIRSVPLAKYSPYYQDRILFNLEEGHLDFSTRFKYAQREKEPDLSLSAMSVLISSLRLKREAEKEDFLNIPVLSVKDTLVDVTQKNVTIGAFSTEKGRLIFNRLKNGELDLMKLLPSSPPEKTPPEPEKGKGEEKPWALTLKALSVDQYTIRMGDQTPSEPITLTAEKITIRGENLSTAKNVLGKLSLSLLLDKATTLSTKNTIGMDPLQIEGSLEINRLVLNQYAPYYQDQVLFKIAEGELDLSTSYQYRKTDKEAITKLSGLAASLKNLKLKKKGEEEVFVDIPSLIVKNTSFDLPQREISVGDFSTQNGSLLVRRLKDGKINLMTLFPEPAKKEEKSDRLEGKPAPEKALPAEKPWLVRVGKVSVEGYTLIAEDQTLTEPVRLIVDEFRLRAENLSTAQGQKGNVALALRLNQKGTFSTEGTLGIDPLAANLKVGLKDLEIKPFQPYFTDKVKITITDGSLNTTGNVILGMSDKKEFKTVYSGKASLIRFASIDKKNAEDFLKLESLALEDLRFDSDPFSLDIGGIALSNFYARVVVQPEGVLNLQQIFGQEEVKKEPPAKKEAPPAPSAEKKPAGPPKAIKIGTVTLQGGQVDFLDRSVQPEYSTRLMEIGGRISGLSSEETSRADLELRTKLDGFAPLEITGKINPLKEDLYVDLKARFKDMELSPLTPYSGKYVGYTVEKGKLSFDLSYLIDKRKLDAKNEIFIDQFNFGEKVESPQATKLPVKLAVALLKDRKGEIKLDIPVSGSLDDPKFSIWGIILKILVNLIVKAATSPFALLGAIVGGGEELSFIEFDYGSAALHEPNAKKLNAMAKALNERPGLKLDIVGHVDVEKDREGLKQLFFQRKLKAQKLKEIIKKGGPPVPVDDVKIEKQEYEKYLKLAYKEERFPKPKNVLGLPKDLPAPEMEKLILTHLEIKEGDLRTLASQRAMAVKEAIVKAGPVEPERIFLLEPKSLSPEKKEKLKESRVELKIK from the coding sequence GTGTTCGGAAGGATCCTCAGGATTTATGAAAATAAAATAAAGCCCCACCTTAAGAAGATCCTCATCGGGGCCGTCCTCTTTTTTGTCCTCTTTACCCTCGTCGGTTTTTTTGCGATCCCTCCCCTCTTGAAATCCATTCTCATCAAGATACTTACGGAAAACCTTCATCGGGAAGTGGCGATTCGACAGGTCAAGATAAACCCTTATACGCTTTCGGTCACGGTCAGAGGGCTTCAGGTGAAGGAGCGACAGGGTTCGGAGACCTTTTTCTCCTTCGACGAGCTTTACATCAATCTTCAGAGCTTGTCCGCTCTGCGATGGGCTCTCATCCTCAAAGAGATCCGATTGACGAAGCCTTATCTCCGGATCTCGCGCAACGAGGACGAGACCTATAATTTTTCGGACCTCCTTGAGAAAAAGGAGGCCAAGTCTCCCGAGACACCCGCGGAGAAACCGAAGCCCCTGAGGTTCTCCCTCAATAACATCCGCCTCATCGACGGAAGCATCGATTTCTGGGACGGTCCGAAAAAGACAAAGCATACGGTCAGAGAGTTGAACATTGGCCTTCCCTTTCTCTCCAACATCCCGGCTTACATCGATATCTTTGTCCGGCCCGCCTTCTCGGCCAAGGTCAATGAGACCCCCTATCGGCTTCAGGGGAATACCAAACCCTTTCGCGACACCCTTGAGACCGTTTTCGATATCAACATCAACGATCTCGACCTCCCTTACTATCTGGCCTATCTTCCGATGAAGTTGAATGTGAAGATCGTCTCTGCCTTTCTCGATGTCCAGACCAAGATTTCCTTTATTCAACATCGGGACAAGCAACCCTCCTTAACCGTAACCGGCAATGTGGCCTTGAAAAAGGTGGCGCTGGATGATCTCAAGAAAAATCCCCTCTTCAGACTGCCCCTTCTTACGATCGGAATTGCCCCAACCGAACCTCTCCGGATGTCCTTTCATCTCTCGAAGGTCTCGATCCAGTCGCCAGATCTGGATGTCAAACGCAATGCGGAAGGGGCTTTGAATATCGAAGCCTTTCTCCCCGAGAAAAAGGAGATGAAACCTGCTCCCGCCACTGAAAAGAAGGCGGATCAACCCCTTCTGTCTCTCGATATCGACGAAGTGGAATTGACTGGAGGAAAGGTCTCCTTTTCAGACGGGTCCACCAAGAGACCCTTTAAAACCGTTCTCACTCCCGTTGAATTGAAAGTCGCCCCTTTCAGCAACCGTAAAGATAAGAAAACAGCCTACTCCCTCTCCATCACTTCAGAGGTCAAAGAGACGATCAAATTGGAGGGCGAACTCACCGTCGAGCCCTTGTGGGCAGAGGGGAGATTGGAGATTCGATCGGTGCCCTTGGCGAAGTATTCGCCCTATTACCAGGATCGAATCCTCTTCAACCTCGAGGAGGGGCACCTCGACTTCTCGACCCGCTTCAAATATGCCCAGAGAGAGAAAGAGCCTGACCTTTCCTTATCGGCGATGTCCGTCCTGATAAGTTCCTTAAGGCTTAAAAGAGAAGCGGAAAAAGAGGACTTCCTGAACATACCCGTTCTTTCGGTGAAAGACACGCTCGTGGATGTGACTCAGAAGAACGTGACCATTGGCGCTTTCTCGACAGAAAAGGGGAGGCTGATCTTCAACCGTCTAAAGAACGGGGAACTGGACCTGATGAAACTTCTTCCTTCCTCTCCACCGGAAAAAACCCCTCCTGAACCGGAAAAAGGCAAGGGAGAAGAGAAGCCATGGGCTTTAACCCTGAAGGCGCTCTCCGTCGATCAATATACGATCCGCATGGGAGACCAGACTCCCTCTGAGCCCATAACCCTGACCGCTGAGAAGATCACGATCAGGGGGGAGAACCTCTCCACGGCAAAGAATGTTTTGGGAAAGTTGTCCCTGTCCCTCCTGCTCGACAAGGCGACGACGCTCTCGACCAAGAATACGATCGGAATGGATCCTCTTCAAATCGAAGGGTCTTTAGAGATCAACCGCCTCGTCCTGAATCAGTATGCTCCTTACTATCAGGATCAGGTCCTCTTTAAGATTGCCGAGGGAGAGCTCGATCTTTCGACCAGCTATCAGTACAGAAAGACGGATAAGGAGGCGATCACAAAACTCTCGGGGTTGGCCGCTTCATTGAAAAACTTAAAGTTGAAGAAGAAGGGAGAAGAAGAAGTCTTCGTGGACATTCCTTCCTTAATCGTCAAAAACACTTCATTCGACCTCCCTCAGAGGGAGATCTCTGTCGGAGATTTTTCGACGCAGAATGGGAGTCTTCTGGTTCGGCGCCTAAAAGACGGAAAGATCAATCTCATGACGCTCTTTCCGGAACCGGCTAAAAAGGAAGAAAAATCGGATAGACTCGAGGGAAAACCCGCCCCGGAAAAAGCCCTCCCCGCTGAAAAACCCTGGCTGGTCAGAGTGGGCAAGGTCTCCGTGGAGGGTTATACCCTCATCGCCGAAGACCAGACGCTCACAGAGCCGGTCAGACTGATCGTGGATGAGTTTCGACTGAGAGCTGAAAACCTTTCGACGGCCCAGGGCCAGAAGGGTAATGTGGCGCTGGCTCTGCGCCTGAATCAAAAAGGGACGTTTTCCACAGAGGGGACCCTTGGAATCGATCCTTTGGCGGCAAACTTAAAAGTGGGGTTGAAAGATTTAGAGATCAAACCTTTTCAGCCTTACTTTACGGACAAGGTCAAGATAACGATTACGGATGGCTCCTTAAATACGACCGGAAATGTCATCCTTGGGATGTCCGATAAGAAGGAGTTTAAAACGGTTTACAGCGGGAAGGCCTCTTTAATCCGTTTTGCATCCATTGACAAAAAGAATGCAGAGGACTTCCTGAAATTAGAATCCCTTGCCCTGGAAGACCTTCGCTTCGACTCCGATCCCTTCTCTCTGGACATCGGGGGAATCGCATTGAGTAACTTTTATGCCCGCGTGGTCGTCCAACCGGAGGGAGTCCTCAACCTTCAGCAGATCTTCGGCCAGGAGGAAGTAAAGAAAGAGCCCCCTGCGAAGAAGGAAGCCCCTCCTGCTCCTTCGGCCGAGAAGAAGCCGGCAGGACCTCCAAAGGCGATCAAGATCGGAACCGTCACCCTCCAGGGAGGGCAGGTGGACTTCCTGGATCGGTCGGTCCAGCCGGAATATTCGACCAGACTGATGGAAATCGGTGGTAGAATCTCCGGCCTTTCTTCCGAAGAGACCTCTCGTGCCGATCTGGAGCTTCGCACGAAGCTGGACGGTTTTGCTCCCCTTGAGATCACGGGAAAGATCAATCCCCTCAAAGAGGATCTCTACGTGGACCTCAAGGCGAGGTTTAAGGACATGGAGCTCAGCCCGCTTACGCCCTACTCCGGGAAATATGTGGGTTATACGGTGGAGAAGGGGAAGCTCTCCTTCGACTTGAGCTACCTGATCGACAAGAGGAAGCTCGATGCCAAGAACGAGATTTTCATCGATCAGTTCAATTTCGGAGAGAAGGTGGAAAGCCCTCAGGCGACCAAGTTACCTGTGAAGCTTGCCGTTGCCCTCCTGAAGGACCGGAAGGGAGAGATCAAGTTAGATATCCCGGTCAGCGGAAGCCTCGACGATCCCAAATTCAGCATCTGGGGGATCATTCTAAAAATCCTCGTCAACCTGATCGTCAAAGCAGCCACCTCCCCGTTTGCCCTTCTGGGGGCCATTGTCGGAGGAGGAGAAGAGCTCAGTTTCATCGAGTTCGACTATGGGAGCGCCGCCCTTCATGAACCCAATGCCAAAAAGCTCAACGCCATGGCAAAGGCCTTGAACGAGAGGCCCGGCCTCAAACTCGATATCGTGGGGCACGTCGATGTGGAAAAGGACCGAGAGGGATTGAAGCAGCTCTTCTTTCAGCGCAAGTTGAAGGCCCAGAAGCTGAAGGAGATCATCAAAAAGGGAGGGCCACCCGTTCCGGT
- a CDS encoding AsmA family protein, which yields MKKWMKAGIVIFGILVLLVVGLNIFIKSYLSSERLKAMILPRAEALTGRKVSLDEIKVSLFKGVIAKGLSVKEMDGQRDFFKMKEFVLSYRLLPLLKREFVISKIEILSPSVTIIKDRSGKYNFSSILEKRSQTPSKPVEPKGEGLPLSVTADRLFIQNAQLKFVDEEKALPDVSGAFDMEFVGSVEKDGTPKMKSGQISIKEINVVLKGNEIKTTGKIDLDVHALRANLRTLIGKESIDLTLTVKDYLKAPDLSANLYAKELDLDKLMGLAGEEKKSKEAVSKKPPQQKEKPAKGAEGDFEKRLKASGQVKVDSARYQGYTVKHLKVNFRYLNGNLTVEPLGLEFSGGDIYKTEGKLTGKLQLASARPQETLKGDADLKLGKGVIQGSQIFNALSSLTGLKALKEPVVDEGSFHFDLKEEKVFIDGFISSALFWLALKGYLGFDQKLDIPAELKLSPELSKGLSKSLEKWKFMSDEKGWTVIPLKIKGTTDKPDVTLDTEKLARQIVPEITREIEKRLFQKKK from the coding sequence ATGAAGAAATGGATGAAAGCTGGAATCGTCATCTTCGGAATCCTTGTCCTTCTCGTCGTCGGTCTCAATATCTTCATCAAGAGCTATCTTTCCAGCGAGCGATTAAAGGCGATGATCCTTCCGAGGGCCGAAGCCCTGACCGGCAGGAAAGTCTCCCTGGACGAGATCAAGGTCTCTCTCTTCAAGGGGGTGATTGCCAAAGGGTTAAGCGTCAAAGAGATGGACGGACAGAGGGATTTCTTCAAGATGAAGGAGTTCGTCCTCTCCTACCGTCTCCTCCCCCTTTTGAAAAGGGAGTTTGTCATCAGTAAAATCGAGATCCTTTCTCCCTCGGTGACGATCATAAAGGACCGAAGCGGGAAATATAACTTCAGCAGTATCCTTGAGAAGCGTTCCCAGACGCCCTCAAAACCCGTTGAGCCCAAGGGAGAAGGACTTCCCCTCTCTGTCACTGCCGACCGTTTGTTTATCCAAAATGCCCAGTTAAAGTTTGTGGATGAGGAGAAGGCCTTGCCCGATGTCTCAGGGGCCTTTGACATGGAATTTGTGGGATCGGTGGAGAAGGATGGGACTCCCAAGATGAAATCGGGACAGATCTCCATCAAGGAGATCAACGTGGTTTTAAAAGGGAATGAAATTAAAACGACAGGGAAGATCGATCTGGATGTCCATGCCCTCCGAGCCAACCTTAGGACTCTGATCGGAAAGGAGAGCATCGATTTAACCCTTACTGTCAAGGATTACCTCAAGGCGCCTGACCTTAGCGCCAATCTTTATGCGAAAGAGCTGGACCTGGATAAGCTCATGGGGTTGGCAGGAGAGGAGAAGAAATCCAAAGAGGCAGTTTCAAAAAAACCTCCTCAACAAAAGGAGAAGCCTGCCAAAGGGGCAGAAGGGGACTTCGAAAAAAGACTGAAGGCCTCGGGCCAGGTGAAGGTCGATTCAGCCAGGTATCAGGGCTATACCGTGAAACATCTGAAGGTGAATTTTAGATACCTCAATGGAAATTTAACCGTGGAACCTCTGGGATTGGAGTTCTCAGGTGGTGATATTTACAAAACGGAGGGAAAACTTACCGGAAAGCTCCAACTGGCAAGCGCCAGGCCGCAGGAGACCCTGAAGGGAGATGCAGATTTAAAGCTCGGCAAAGGGGTGATCCAAGGCTCCCAGATTTTCAATGCCCTTTCGTCTCTCACCGGCCTTAAGGCTCTGAAAGAGCCGGTGGTGGATGAGGGTTCCTTCCACTTCGACCTCAAAGAGGAGAAGGTCTTTATCGACGGGTTCATCAGCTCCGCCCTTTTTTGGCTTGCTCTCAAAGGCTATTTGGGATTTGACCAGAAGCTGGATATCCCTGCCGAGCTTAAGCTCTCACCTGAACTTAGCAAAGGCCTTTCAAAGAGCTTGGAGAAATGGAAGTTCATGTCCGATGAAAAGGGTTGGACGGTGATCCCTTTAAAAATCAAAGGGACGACCGATAAACCCGATGTCACCCTCGATACGGAGAAATTGGCCAGGCAGATCGTTCCGGAGATCACCCGGGAGATCGAAAAGAGGCTCTTTCAGAAGAAGAAGTAA
- a CDS encoding DUF4197 domain-containing protein, whose translation MVRIIPLFFILFLFSPPASAQLDRLLKGIGIGEQKGLTDAKIGEGLKEALKVGTENTVKLTGKTDGYFLNEAIKILMPEKLRTLEKGLRAVGYGPQVDEFILSMNRAAERAAPSAKQIFWDAIGEMTFEDVRKIFSGHETAATEYFKRKTADKLAALFKPIVDRAMNEVGVTRQYKELVGRYESIPFVKKETFDIDHYVVTKALDGLFHVLGEEEKKIRTNPAARTTDLLKEVFGK comes from the coding sequence ATGGTTCGTATCATCCCCCTTTTTTTCATCCTCTTCCTATTTTCACCTCCCGCTTCTGCCCAGCTCGACCGCCTCCTCAAAGGCATAGGCATCGGCGAGCAGAAAGGATTGACCGATGCGAAGATCGGCGAAGGGTTGAAGGAGGCCCTGAAGGTGGGCACGGAAAACACGGTCAAACTCACCGGAAAGACCGACGGCTACTTCCTCAACGAGGCCATCAAGATTTTGATGCCCGAGAAACTCCGGACCCTCGAGAAAGGGTTGAGGGCAGTGGGCTATGGGCCTCAGGTCGATGAATTCATCTTGAGCATGAACCGGGCCGCGGAAAGGGCCGCCCCTTCTGCCAAACAGATCTTCTGGGATGCGATCGGAGAGATGACCTTCGAAGACGTGAGGAAGATCTTTTCGGGCCACGAGACCGCGGCGACAGAATATTTTAAGAGAAAAACCGCTGATAAGCTTGCGGCCCTCTTCAAACCCATCGTCGACCGGGCGATGAACGAAGTGGGGGTGACCCGTCAGTACAAGGAACTGGTCGGACGGTATGAATCCATCCCTTTCGTCAAAAAGGAGACCTTTGATATCGATCACTATGTGGTCACCAAGGCCCTTGACGGGCTCTTTCACGTCCTCGGCGAGGAGGAGAAGAAGATCCGCACCAATCCTGCTGCCCGCACCACGGACCTTCTGAAAGAGGTGTTCGGCAAATAG